A single window of Oreochromis aureus strain Israel breed Guangdong linkage group 5, ZZ_aureus, whole genome shotgun sequence DNA harbors:
- the ddi2 gene encoding protein DDI1 homolog 2 isoform X3, which produces MLVTVFCAPRDRPETTFALDVSPELELRDFVALCELESGIPAGEIQITYVEQPLKDLTRALGTYGVKDGDVVVLRQADRRPPAAQPSFPGLPRIDFRSITVPGTSSSANQHGAVRPQQPAPPQRAAQPSTPMAFRGSSPQGMDDPALLQQMLLSNPHELSLLKERNPPLAEALLSGDLERFTKVLLEQQQDRAKREQERIRLLTADPFDLEAQAKIEEDIRQHNVEENMTIAMEEAPESFGQVVMLYINCKVNGHPVKAFVDSGAQMTIMSQACAERCNIMRLVDRRWAGIAKGVGTQKIIGRVHLAQVQIEGDFLPCSFSILEDQPMDMLLGLDMLKRHQCSIDLKKSVLLIGTTGTETRFLSEAELPECARLAYGTEGREDARPEELADRELAEALQRSIQESGQH; this is translated from the exons ATGCTGGTCACCGTTTTCTGCGCGCCGAGGGATCGCCCAGAAACTACCTTCGCCCTCGATGTGTCCCCAGAGCTGGAACTGAGAGACTTCGTAGCACTTTGTGAGCTGGAATCAGGAATCCCAGCAGGGGAAATCCAG ATCACATATGTTGAACAGCCCCTAAAAGACCTCACTCGTGCCTTGGGGACATACGGTGTAAAGGATGGAGACGTGGTGGTTCTCCGGCAAGCTGACAGAAGGCCACCAGCGGCTCAGCCCTCCTTCCCAG GTCTGCCCCGTATTGACTTTCGTTCCATCACAGTCCCAGGCACCTCTTCTTCAGCCAATCAACATGGTGCCGTACGACCACAGCAACCGGCTCCACCGCAGCGTGCCGCACAGCCTTCCACGCCAATGGCCTTTCGCGGGTCCTCTCCTCAGGGGATGGACGACCCCGCCTTACTTCAGCAGATGCTTTTATCGAATCCACACGAGCTATCGCTCCTCAAGGAGAGAAACCCACCGCTCGCTGAGGCCCTGCTGAGCGGAGACTTAG AGCGTTTCACCAAAGTGCTGCTGGAGCAACAGCAGGATCGAGCCAAGAGGGAGCAGGAGAGAatcagacttttgaccgctgaTCCTTTTGATTTGGAAGCCCAAGCAAAGATTGAAGAGGACATCAG GCAGCACAATGTGGAAGAAAACATGACCATAGCAATGGAGGAGGCCCCAGAAAGCTTTGGACAGGTGGTTATGCTGTACATTAACTGCAAAGTCAATGGCCACCCTGTGAAAGCTTTTGTTGACTCAG gAGCCCAGATGACCATCATGAGCCAAGCATGCGCAGAGCGCTGCAACATTATGCGACTGGTGGACAGACGCTGGGCCGGGATCGCCAAAGGAGTGGGCACGCAGAAGATCATTGGCAGAGTTCATTTGG CTCAGGTCCAGATAGAGGGAGACTTCCTTCCTTGTTCTTTCTCCATTTTAGAAGACCAGCCTATGGATATGCTGCTTGGCCTGGATATGTTGAAGAGACACCAG TGTTCGATCGACCTGAAGAAGAGCGTCCTCCTGATCGGCACTACAGGCACAGAAACTCGCTTTCTGTCTGAGGCGGAGCTGCCAGAGTGTGCCCGACTAGCGTACGGCACAGAGGGGCGTGAAGATGCCCGCCCAGAGGAGCTGGCTGACAGAGAACTGGCAGAGGCGCTTCAGAGGTCCATACAGGAAAGCG GACAGCACTGA
- the ddi2 gene encoding protein DDI1 homolog 2 isoform X2 produces the protein MLVTVFCAPRDRPETTFALDVSPELELRDFVALCELESGIPAGEIQITYVEQPLKDLTRALGTYGVKDGDVVVLRQADRRPPAAQPSFPGLPRIDFRSITVPGTSSSANQHGAVRPQQPAPPQRAAQPSTPMAFRGSSPQGMDDPALLQQMLLSNPHELSLLKERNPPLAEALLSGDLERFTKVLLEQQQDRAKREQERIRLLTADPFDLEAQAKIEEDIRQHNVEENMTIAMEEAPESFGQVVMLYINCKVNGHPVKAFVDSGAQMTIMSQACAERCNIMRLVDRRWAGIAKGVGTQKIIGRVHLAQVQIEGDFLPCSFSILEDQPMDMLLGLDMLKRHQCSIDLKKSVLLIGTTGTETRFLSEAELPECARLAYGTEGREDARPEELADRELAEALQRSIQESGKKPFMCALQAVSH, from the exons ATGCTGGTCACCGTTTTCTGCGCGCCGAGGGATCGCCCAGAAACTACCTTCGCCCTCGATGTGTCCCCAGAGCTGGAACTGAGAGACTTCGTAGCACTTTGTGAGCTGGAATCAGGAATCCCAGCAGGGGAAATCCAG ATCACATATGTTGAACAGCCCCTAAAAGACCTCACTCGTGCCTTGGGGACATACGGTGTAAAGGATGGAGACGTGGTGGTTCTCCGGCAAGCTGACAGAAGGCCACCAGCGGCTCAGCCCTCCTTCCCAG GTCTGCCCCGTATTGACTTTCGTTCCATCACAGTCCCAGGCACCTCTTCTTCAGCCAATCAACATGGTGCCGTACGACCACAGCAACCGGCTCCACCGCAGCGTGCCGCACAGCCTTCCACGCCAATGGCCTTTCGCGGGTCCTCTCCTCAGGGGATGGACGACCCCGCCTTACTTCAGCAGATGCTTTTATCGAATCCACACGAGCTATCGCTCCTCAAGGAGAGAAACCCACCGCTCGCTGAGGCCCTGCTGAGCGGAGACTTAG AGCGTTTCACCAAAGTGCTGCTGGAGCAACAGCAGGATCGAGCCAAGAGGGAGCAGGAGAGAatcagacttttgaccgctgaTCCTTTTGATTTGGAAGCCCAAGCAAAGATTGAAGAGGACATCAG GCAGCACAATGTGGAAGAAAACATGACCATAGCAATGGAGGAGGCCCCAGAAAGCTTTGGACAGGTGGTTATGCTGTACATTAACTGCAAAGTCAATGGCCACCCTGTGAAAGCTTTTGTTGACTCAG gAGCCCAGATGACCATCATGAGCCAAGCATGCGCAGAGCGCTGCAACATTATGCGACTGGTGGACAGACGCTGGGCCGGGATCGCCAAAGGAGTGGGCACGCAGAAGATCATTGGCAGAGTTCATTTGG CTCAGGTCCAGATAGAGGGAGACTTCCTTCCTTGTTCTTTCTCCATTTTAGAAGACCAGCCTATGGATATGCTGCTTGGCCTGGATATGTTGAAGAGACACCAG TGTTCGATCGACCTGAAGAAGAGCGTCCTCCTGATCGGCACTACAGGCACAGAAACTCGCTTTCTGTCTGAGGCGGAGCTGCCAGAGTGTGCCCGACTAGCGTACGGCACAGAGGGGCGTGAAGATGCCCGCCCAGAGGAGCTGGCTGACAGAGAACTGGCAGAGGCGCTTCAGAGGTCCATACAGGAAAGCGGTAAGAAACCGTTTATGTGTGCACTTCAGGCTGTTTCTCATTGA